In Streptomyces sp. NBC_00433, a single genomic region encodes these proteins:
- a CDS encoding multiubiquitin domain-containing protein yields MASAHGQDDNKKDREFEVIINGTRVTLDHDTVTYDRLGQLAYPGHDPQAMFTVTYSNAITPHGGDGTLLVGESVEVKKKGTRFNVRLTTRS; encoded by the coding sequence GTGGCATCCGCTCATGGGCAGGACGACAACAAGAAGGACAGGGAGTTCGAGGTGATCATCAACGGCACGCGGGTCACCCTCGACCACGACACCGTGACCTACGACAGACTCGGGCAGCTCGCGTACCCCGGTCACGACCCGCAAGCAATGTTCACCGTCACCTATAGCAACGCCATCACACCCCACGGTGGGGATGGCACGCTGCTCGTCGGCGAGTCCGTGGAGGTCAAGAAGAAGGGCACGCGCTTCAATGT